The window cagctaggaaaagaggagactaaggggggttatgatagaggtatataaattcatgagtggtgtggagaaaatgaataaggaaaagttacttacttgttcccataacataagaactggggccaccaaatgaaattaatggggagcaggtttaaaagaaataaaaggaagttcttcttcacacagcacacagtcaacctgtggaaatccttgcctgaggaggttgtgaaggcgaggactataacagggtttaaaagagaactggataaattcatggaggttaagtccattttaatggctattagccaagataggtaagaaatggtgtccctagcctctgtttgtcagaaggtggagatggatggcaggacagtgatcacttgatcattacctgttaggttgactccctctggggcacctggcattggccactgttggtagacaggatactggactggatggatctttggtctcattcagtatggccattcttaatgttcttatgttcttataatgggACATGCATGTGTTTTGGTTTGGGGTATTACGTTTGACccaatatttgtttatttaaggATTTAGGGTCACAGGATAGCAGATTCTTTTTGGTAGGAAAGGAATCATTTCATCCATCTCTCCCTGATCCATGGAGGGCAGATGGTCTGCTGGACTTggactcagcagacctgggttcattCTTCTGCTCTGTCACAAAGTGGAGAAATCACTTAAATTGCCCCATCACCTTTACAGTGATATCAAGTTTAAAAAAGTCTCTCTCCTCACTCTGATGTGTGGTGGTCTGCTCTGCAGAATTAAAGCAGTGAGCTAATTGCTGAGCAATGTGGGTGGGGGATAAAGAGGAAGGATTTTAAGAAAGACAGTTTTGGGGAAAGGGAATGGCTGAAGGTTTTGAGGATGAGACAAGGTTCCTTTCCCCTTTGCCTCACCAGTTCCAATCCAGGGAGGAGGTCAAGATCCATGAGCCCAGAAAGATGATGGGTCTTGAAATGGGACACGGTTATTTTCAGCTATAGGTCacagatctttttttttccccacaccctgTTCAGCGAATGGGACCAACATTCCATGTATGGAAACAGCACCACAGGGAAAGCCAAGGACGTTatctcagcagcagagcagatgctGCGATCCATTTTAACTGGCTGCACCTCTTTCCacagctttttcattcttctagaAAGCGGGACAGAACATGAGAAAGACGAGTGTTTATTGACCTATAACTTTCCTATAAAATATTACGGTTGCTCCCAGAAGgactgaaagaagaaaatgaaatgagttatggcaataaataaatgtgtggtgATATATAGCATTTGTGGTGGATttgaataaattaataaagaaggaTGATAGGGAGGAAATGGTGTTCATCTGGCTTATTCAAACCTTTCACCGCATGCAGGCAACAGTCCTCTATCCTCAGAAAAACTGGAACATTTGTAACTGATTTCTGATTGTATTAAGCTTAgcttgagtgttttgttttattttgctttgttctgtctgttattacttaaaaacacttaaatcctactttttatacttaataaaatcacttttctttattTATAAACTTAGTATAAGTAATTGTtaccggtgtgtgtgtgtgtgggggggacagctgtgcatatctcccttgcagtgatatagagggcaagCATTTAtcattttatcctgtataagctttatacagagtaaaacagatttatttggggtttagatcccattgggagctgggtatctgtgTACTGGAGACAGGTGTCCTGCTGAGCTGGTTTCAGTCTAGATCTGCACCTTTGGGGGAATCACCCAGAGCCTAGGTCTGTGTTGCAGCTGggtagtgtgtctggctcaacaagacagggttctggagacccaggctggaagggaaaatgggctcagaggtaatttcagcagaTGAGGTGACACTTCCAatgagggtctctgtgaccgaacccggcACACTATGAACTTGGGTTTCCTGCATTTCCTgtgatgcttcccttttttgtCCACTGATCTCCATTGGGGACTGCAGACCTCATTGGAATACAAAAAAATtgataataataacaatataataatgAACAAACTACCAGGGGCTATCCGAAATTATTTTGTCATGGGCTGAGAATTGAATTCACCTGTTTCCAGTCCCCTCCACTAAACCAGTACTGAATGAAACAGATTCAAGAACTGGTTAGCagtttattcattgctttcctcagggcgtccttcacctccgtgttcctcaggctgtagatgagggggttcaacatggggatcaccagggtgtaaaacactgaggccactttgtctgtatccatggaatagctggagttgggacgtaaatacatgaagaggcTGGTGCCATAAAACAGGACCACAGCGgtcaagtggaaagtgcaggtggagaaggctttgtgttGGCCCTCGGCAGAgcggatctgcaggatggtggaggtgatataaacataggagaggaggacagtcacaaagctgcTCCCTGTAATGCAGCTTGTCAAAGCAAacatcacaatctcattgatgtgggtgtcagaacaggagagaGCCAGCAGCGCGGGgacgtcacagaagaaatgattgatgatgttggagctgcagaatgacagccaaAATGTACAACACGTGTTTAACACTGAATCCACCAACCCCACAGTGTACACACCAACCACCAGCTTTTTACAAAGCTGCTTGGACATGGTGACCGTATagagcagcgggttacagatggccacataacggtcatacgccatcacagccagcaagaggcactcagcatctccAAAAGCGATAGAGAGATACATTTGCACAGCGCAGGCAGTGaaagaaatgcttttcctctcggctaagaaattaagcagcatcttaggggaaattatcaaggaaaagcagaggtcacagaaagacaaattcctgaggaaaaagtacatgggggtgtggagtcggAGATCAATCGTGATTAACAAGATcaaccccccattccccagcagggtgataccataaatcagtaggaacacCCCAAACAGGGGAACCTGCAGCTGTGGATtatctgtcagtcctgagagaatgaactcagtcgCCTCCGAGTGATTTCCCCTTTCCATCTCCTCTCAACAGAGATCGGACAGCTACAGAGATGTGGGCATGTAGATAGTGAGGAAAACCTGTTCCTTCTCTGCAATGAAGAAAGTGAAGATAAAGggagatcagtttcttaatggGCATCAGTACGAGCTCAGGGAAAGGCTTagtccacagagccagatgttcacagctggtcattccagATGTTCGATAAAATGCAGACACTGTGCAAATACAATGACACACAGGTTAAtcatgcccccccacacacacaaagactcCTGTTCACTAATCCAAACAGAAAACAGTGACTTGTGACTCCGCTGGGAGAGAATCAGTCTGAAGGGATTATTCCTTATctaaagaaggggtgagagtGAAGGAGTGTCAATCTTTTGaccctctttgggcaaggggagctgTGTGGCTTGGCACGTCCATTTGGGGTAAAGTTGCTTACTGTTCTAATTAAGCTTTCTGGCATTTACTTGACCATGTATGAAAACCCAGCAACATCATGGgaagccctggcttcagtgactTTGTAATTGCCTATTTTTTTCCAACCCATGAGGTAGGTCCTTTAGATGAAGGGGTAGGAGTTGGGGCTGAGGCTTTTAGTGCTGGAGGTCTGGAATTGAATAGCTGCTGATC of the Eretmochelys imbricata isolate rEreImb1 chromosome 6, rEreImb1.hap1, whole genome shotgun sequence genome contains:
- the LOC144266417 gene encoding olfactory receptor 5AR1-like, coding for MERGNHSEATEFILSGLTDNPQLQVPLFGVFLLIYGITLLGNGGLILLITIDLRLHTPMYFFLRNLSFCDLCFSLIISPKMLLNFLAERKSISFTACAVQMYLSIAFGDAECLLLAVMAYDRYVAICNPLLYTVTMSKQLCKKLVVGVYTVGLVDSVLNTCCTFWLSFCSSNIINHFFCDVPALLALSCSDTHINEIVMFALTSCITGSSFVTVLLSYVYITSTILQIRSAEGQHKAFSTCTFHLTAVVLFYGTSLFMYLRPNSSYSMDTDKVASVFYTLVIPMLNPLIYSLRNTEVKDALRKAMNKLLTSS